One stretch of Limnohabitans sp. DNA includes these proteins:
- a CDS encoding LysR family transcriptional regulator has product MKSTFNYKHLYYFWVVAKEGGITRAAVKLDMAVQTVSAQVHELEKSLGYALLKPAGRGLVLTDAGLAAMQQADQIFQLGEDLPAKVRDAVSSPTVRLAAGISDGLPKLVVRQLMQPVMGEPHLRLLCHEGEFDDLLGDLALHRLDVVLSDRPAPTNVNLKLYNHALGSSAVSWYGSASLVKVARKTFPASLAEVPVLLPTEHTAVRTRLDHWFEHHDIRPRIVGEFEDSALLKTFGESGMGVFPAAECMHDELLAHYSVQKLGACEGVKEHFFAIGTEKKVQHPLVQRLLLASALNPN; this is encoded by the coding sequence ATGAAATCCACGTTCAACTACAAGCACCTGTACTACTTCTGGGTGGTGGCCAAGGAAGGTGGCATCACGCGGGCGGCCGTCAAGCTCGACATGGCGGTGCAAACCGTGAGCGCCCAAGTGCATGAATTGGAAAAGTCGCTCGGTTATGCCTTGCTCAAGCCTGCTGGGCGTGGGCTGGTCTTGACCGATGCAGGCCTGGCCGCCATGCAACAGGCCGATCAGATTTTTCAGCTCGGTGAAGATCTGCCCGCGAAAGTGCGCGACGCCGTCAGCTCTCCGACGGTGCGCCTTGCTGCAGGCATCTCGGATGGTTTGCCCAAGCTGGTGGTGCGCCAGCTGATGCAACCGGTGATGGGCGAGCCGCACCTGCGCTTGTTGTGCCACGAGGGCGAATTCGACGATTTGTTGGGCGACCTCGCGCTGCACCGCTTGGACGTGGTGTTGTCGGACCGCCCTGCCCCCACCAACGTCAACCTCAAGCTGTACAACCATGCTTTGGGCTCATCGGCCGTGTCCTGGTACGGCAGTGCATCGCTGGTGAAGGTCGCGCGCAAAACATTTCCCGCCAGTCTGGCCGAAGTGCCTGTGCTGTTGCCCACCGAACACACAGCGGTTCGTACACGCTTGGACCACTGGTTTGAGCACCACGACATTCGCCCGCGCATCGTCGGCGAATTCGAGGACAGCGCCTTGCTCAAGACCTTTGGTGAAAGCGGCATGGGGGTGTTCCCGGCCGCGGAATGCATGCATGACGAGTTGTTGGCGCATTACTCGGTGCAAAAACTTGGGGCCTGCGAAGGCGTGAAGGAACACTTTTTTGCCATTGGCACCGAAAAGAAGGTGCAACACCCGCTGGTGCAACGTTTGCTGTTGGCCAGTGCCCTCAATCCCAACTGA
- a CDS encoding TerC family protein has translation METVAPLWLWVTFVAIVVASLFVDFVVLKKQGAHDIGVKEALNWSLIWVALSFLFNGLFWWAIKDTTGSAELANTKSLEFLTGYLIEKSLAVDNIFVFLMIFTYFAVPSHFQKRVLMIGIIGAIVLRTIMILVGGWLLQQFHWILYVFGAFLILTGVKMWWAAGQEPSLDDNPALKLLRKFLPVSKNYDGEKFWTIENGQKIATPLFMVICLIALTDVIFAVDSIPAIFAITTDPFIVLTSNVFAILGLRAMYFLLAAVASKFHLLNYGLAVILVFIGTKMCLIDVFKIPVGISLGVVVAILAITMVLSVRSSSSSSSNS, from the coding sequence ATGGAAACCGTGGCTCCCTTGTGGCTATGGGTGACGTTTGTGGCCATCGTGGTGGCGTCGCTCTTTGTGGATTTTGTGGTGCTGAAAAAGCAAGGCGCACACGACATCGGTGTCAAAGAAGCGCTCAACTGGTCGCTGATCTGGGTCGCCCTGAGCTTTTTGTTCAACGGCCTATTTTGGTGGGCCATCAAGGACACCACGGGTTCAGCTGAGTTGGCCAACACCAAGTCGCTGGAATTCCTGACCGGTTACCTGATTGAGAAATCGCTGGCGGTGGACAATATTTTTGTCTTCCTGATGATCTTCACGTATTTCGCGGTGCCTTCACACTTTCAAAAGCGCGTGCTGATGATCGGCATCATCGGGGCCATCGTGCTGCGCACCATCATGATCTTGGTGGGCGGTTGGTTACTCCAGCAGTTCCACTGGATCCTGTACGTGTTCGGTGCCTTCCTGATCCTGACAGGTGTCAAGATGTGGTGGGCGGCAGGCCAGGAGCCATCTCTGGACGATAACCCCGCCTTGAAGCTGTTGCGTAAATTTTTGCCCGTCAGCAAGAACTATGACGGTGAAAAATTCTGGACCATCGAAAACGGCCAAAAAATCGCCACCCCTTTGTTCATGGTGATTTGCCTGATTGCCCTGACCGATGTGATCTTTGCGGTGGACTCCATCCCCGCCATCTTCGCCATCACGACCGACCCCTTCATCGTACTGACCAGCAACGTGTTCGCCATTTTGGGTTTGCGCGCCATGTACTTCCTTTTGGCGGCCGTGGCCAGCAAGTTCCACCTGCTCAACTACGGTTTGGCGGTCATCCTGGTCTTTATTGGCACCAAGATGTGCTTGATCGATGTCTTCAAAATCCCTGTGGGCATATCGCTGGGCGTTGTGGTCGCAATTTTGGCCATCACCATGGTGCTGAGCGTTCGTTCTTCTTCCTCTTCTTCATCTAATTCTTGA
- the pcaF gene encoding 3-oxoadipyl-CoA thiolase, translated as MNQAYICDAIRTPFGRYGGALSSVRTDDLGAVPLRALMARNPNVDWASVTDVLYGCANQAGEDNRNVAHMASLLAGLPIDVPGATLNRLCGSGLDAIGTAARAIKAGEAGLMIAGGVESMSRAPFVMPKADTAFSRNNAVYDTTIGWRFINKLMKAQYGVDSMPETAENVATDYKIEREAQDLMAYNSQMRAVAAIKAGHLAREIVGVSIPQKKGDPIMVDTDEHPRETSLESLAKLKGVVRPDGTVTAGNASGVNDGACALLLADEATAAKNGLTPKARVVGMATAGVAPRVMGIGPAPATLKVLAQTSLTIDHMDVIELNEAFAAQGLAVMRMLGLKDDDARVNAWGGAIALGHPLGASGARLATTAINRLQQTAGRYALCTMCIGVGQGIALIIERV; from the coding sequence ATGAACCAAGCCTACATTTGCGACGCGATCCGTACCCCGTTTGGCCGTTACGGCGGCGCCCTGAGCAGTGTCCGCACCGACGACCTGGGCGCTGTGCCCCTGCGCGCGCTGATGGCCCGCAACCCCAATGTCGACTGGGCCTCTGTGACCGACGTGCTGTACGGTTGTGCCAACCAGGCTGGTGAAGACAACCGCAACGTGGCCCACATGGCCAGTTTGCTGGCCGGTTTGCCCATTGACGTGCCGGGGGCTACCCTCAACCGCCTGTGCGGCTCGGGCCTGGATGCCATCGGCACCGCCGCCCGCGCCATCAAGGCGGGTGAAGCGGGTTTGATGATTGCGGGTGGCGTGGAAAGCATGAGCCGCGCCCCGTTCGTGATGCCCAAGGCCGACACCGCCTTCAGCCGCAACAACGCGGTGTATGACACCACCATTGGCTGGCGCTTCATCAACAAGTTGATGAAAGCCCAGTACGGCGTGGATTCGATGCCCGAGACCGCTGAAAACGTGGCCACCGACTACAAGATCGAGCGCGAGGCGCAAGACCTGATGGCCTACAACAGCCAGATGCGCGCCGTGGCCGCCATCAAAGCGGGTCACCTGGCGCGAGAAATTGTGGGCGTGAGCATCCCGCAGAAAAAGGGCGATCCGATCATGGTGGACACCGACGAGCACCCTCGCGAAACCAGCCTCGAATCGCTGGCCAAGCTCAAAGGCGTGGTGCGCCCCGACGGCACCGTGACCGCAGGCAACGCTTCGGGTGTGAACGATGGCGCTTGTGCCTTGCTGCTGGCCGATGAAGCCACCGCTGCCAAAAATGGTTTGACGCCCAAGGCCCGCGTCGTGGGCATGGCCACGGCCGGTGTCGCGCCTCGCGTGATGGGCATTGGCCCGGCGCCTGCGACCCTCAAAGTGTTGGCGCAGACCAGCTTGACGATTGACCACATGGACGTGATCGAGTTGAACGAAGCCTTCGCCGCACAAGGCTTGGCGGTTATGCGCATGTTGGGCCTGAAAGACGACGACGCCCGCGTGAACGCCTGGGGCGGTGCGATTGCCTTGGGTCACCCGCTGGGTGCATCGGGCGCCCGCTTGGCCACCACGGCCATCAACCGCCTGCAACAAACCGCTGGCCGCTACGCGCTGTGCACCATGTGCATTGGTGTGGGGCAGGGCATTGCGCTGATCATCGAGCGCGTTTGA
- a CDS encoding DUF1841 family protein: protein MIQPSQADVRRFFCGVYAKARTAVALEPMEMLVSQWINEHPEYHAELADVDAALAQMHQVDPNRENLFLHLSMHLSISEQCSIDQPQGIRQAVELLTHRLNSLHDAHHQAMECLGSMVHESQRSGRMPDGQAYIACVQRHATRD from the coding sequence CTGATCCAACCTTCACAAGCCGATGTCCGGCGCTTTTTTTGCGGCGTCTACGCCAAAGCCCGCACAGCGGTCGCGCTAGAACCCATGGAAATGCTCGTCAGCCAATGGATCAACGAACACCCCGAATACCACGCCGAACTGGCAGATGTCGATGCCGCGCTGGCGCAAATGCACCAGGTGGACCCGAATCGCGAGAACCTGTTCTTGCACCTGTCGATGCACCTGTCCATCAGCGAGCAATGCAGCATCGATCAACCCCAGGGCATCCGCCAGGCCGTGGAACTGCTGACCCACCGGCTTAACTCACTGCATGACGCGCACCACCAGGCTATGGAATGCCTGGGCAGCATGGTGCACGAAAGCCAGCGCTCGGGCCGCATGCCAGATGGCCAGGCTTACATTGCCTGCGTGCAACGCCACGCCACCCGAGATTGA
- a CDS encoding c-type cytochrome — MNKLLNSMFALAVASVTAVSAHAQEIKGDAKAAEQKIAMCIGCHSIQGYQSSFPEVYRVPMISGQNAKYIVASLNAYKKGERKHPTMRGIADSLSEQDMADLGAYYEQHGKIQAVTKTPKVPDAKVAALLQKGACISCHGDNFSKPLDPSYPKIAGQHKDYLFVALKSYKVENQNTWGRNNVVMGGIAKQFTNAELKAMSAYIASLDGEMKVIPQPRLR; from the coding sequence ATGAACAAGCTCTTGAATTCGATGTTTGCCCTGGCTGTCGCCTCTGTGACCGCTGTTTCTGCCCATGCCCAAGAGATCAAGGGCGACGCCAAAGCGGCCGAACAAAAAATCGCCATGTGCATCGGCTGCCACAGCATCCAGGGCTACCAGTCGAGTTTCCCCGAGGTCTATCGCGTGCCGATGATCTCCGGCCAGAACGCCAAGTACATCGTGGCCTCGCTCAATGCCTACAAGAAGGGTGAACGCAAGCACCCCACCATGCGTGGCATTGCCGACAGCCTGAGCGAGCAAGACATGGCGGATTTGGGTGCTTACTACGAGCAACACGGCAAGATTCAAGCTGTAACCAAAACGCCCAAGGTGCCTGATGCCAAAGTGGCCGCCTTGTTGCAAAAAGGCGCTTGCATTTCCTGCCATGGTGATAATTTTTCCAAGCCCCTTGATCCAAGCTACCCCAAAATTGCGGGTCAGCACAAAGACTATCTGTTTGTGGCTTTGAAGTCCTACAAAGTTGAAAACCAGAACACCTGGGGCCGCAACAATGTTGTCATGGGCGGCATTGCCAAGCAGTTCACCAACGCCGAGCTGAAGGCCATGTCAGCCTACATCGCGTCACTCGACGGCGAGATGAAGGTCATCCCACAGCCTCGCCTGCGTTGA
- a CDS encoding MoxR family ATPase: MKFQGTENYVATPDLMLAVNAAITLTRPLLVKGEPGTGKTMLAEEVAEALGLPLLQWHIKSTTKAQQGLYEYDAVSRLRDSQLGDEKVKDIENYIIKGVLWQAFTSETPVAILIDEIDKADIEFPNDLLREIDRMEFYCYETRQLIKAKTRPLVFITSNNEKELPDAFLRRCFFHYIKFPEADTMRQIVDVHFPTLKKDLLALALKTFYDVRGLPGLKKKPSTSELLDWLKLLVAEDIPLEALQSADQKVSVPPLVGALLKNEQDVTLFEKLVFMNQRNR, encoded by the coding sequence ATGAAATTCCAAGGTACCGAAAACTACGTCGCCACCCCCGACCTGATGCTGGCCGTGAACGCCGCCATTACCCTCACACGCCCCCTTTTGGTCAAAGGCGAGCCCGGCACCGGCAAAACCATGTTGGCCGAAGAAGTGGCCGAGGCTTTGGGCCTGCCCCTGCTGCAGTGGCACATCAAGTCGACCACAAAAGCGCAGCAAGGCCTTTACGAATACGACGCCGTGAGCCGTCTGCGTGACAGCCAACTGGGTGACGAGAAGGTCAAAGACATTGAGAACTACATCATCAAAGGTGTGCTCTGGCAGGCTTTCACGTCTGAGACGCCTGTGGCCATCCTGATCGACGAGATCGACAAGGCGGACATCGAGTTCCCGAACGACCTGCTGCGCGAGATCGACCGCATGGAGTTCTATTGCTACGAAACGCGCCAGCTGATCAAGGCCAAAACCCGTCCGCTGGTGTTCATCACCTCGAACAACGAAAAAGAACTGCCCGACGCCTTCCTGCGCCGCTGCTTTTTTCACTACATCAAGTTCCCTGAAGCCGACACGATGCGGCAAATCGTGGATGTGCACTTCCCCACGCTCAAAAAAGACCTGCTGGCCCTGGCCCTCAAGACTTTTTACGACGTGCGCGGCCTGCCGGGCCTGAAGAAAAAGCCTTCGACCAGCGAATTGCTCGACTGGCTCAAACTGCTGGTCGCAGAAGATATTCCGCTCGAAGCCCTACAAAGCGCTGACCAAAAAGTGTCGGTGCCACCGTTGGTGGGTGCCTTGCTCAAAAACGAACAGGACGTGACCTTGTTTGAAAAACTGGTCTTCATGAACCAGCGCAACCGCTGA
- a CDS encoding GNAT family protein yields the protein MPAFAAPTTLSGTHVRLEPLHASHAADLQEAVRDGELWQLWYTAIPSPQGMAAEITRRLDLQAKGSMCPFAVIDPATNQAVGMTTYMNIDAANRRVEIGSTWYRQSVQRSPLNTEAKRLLLAHAFEQLNCIAVEFRTHFFNQQSRRAIERLGAKLDGVLRSHQINPHPLGAGALRDTCVYSIIASEWPNVKTHLDYQLARVRA from the coding sequence ATGCCCGCTTTCGCTGCACCCACCACGCTGAGCGGAACACATGTCCGGCTGGAGCCTCTGCACGCCAGCCATGCGGCCGATTTGCAAGAAGCGGTGCGCGATGGTGAACTTTGGCAGCTTTGGTACACCGCCATCCCCTCGCCACAAGGCATGGCGGCCGAAATCACCCGCCGCCTGGACTTGCAGGCCAAGGGCAGCATGTGTCCATTCGCTGTGATCGACCCAGCGACCAACCAAGCCGTTGGCATGACCACCTACATGAACATCGACGCGGCCAACCGCCGGGTTGAAATCGGCTCGACCTGGTACCGCCAAAGCGTGCAACGCAGCCCCCTCAACACCGAAGCCAAGCGCTTGTTGTTGGCCCATGCGTTTGAGCAACTGAATTGCATCGCGGTGGAGTTTCGAACGCATTTCTTCAACCAGCAAAGCCGTCGCGCCATCGAGCGCCTGGGCGCCAAGCTCGACGGCGTGCTGCGCAGCCACCAAATCAACCCCCATCCTTTGGGCGCTGGCGCACTGCGCGACACCTGCGTTTACAGCATCATTGCCAGTGAATGGCCCAATGTCAAAACACATTTGGACTACCAACTCGCACGTGTGCGGGCCTGA
- a CDS encoding VWA domain-containing protein, whose translation MLIDFFYTLRAAKLPVSVREYLTLLEALQANVVGPASDACSIDDFYHLARTVMVKDEKHFDKFDKAFGAYFEGVEMLTDFTKEVPLEWLEKILQKELTPEQKAAIEKMGWDELMDTLKKRLEEQKERHEGGNKWIGTGGTSPFGNGGHNPQGIRIGGKGGNKSAVKVWEQRAYKDYDDQQELGTRNIKVALRRLRRFAREGSVEELDLDGTIRKTAANAGYLDILMRPERHNNVKVLLLMDVGGTMDDHIARVEEMFSAVKAEFKHLDFYYFHNCVYDFMWKNNKRRYAEKFPTWDILRKYNKDYKLIFIGDATMSPYEILQKGGSVEYNNEEAGAEWLQRLTHTFPKFAWINPEPQGVWQYRQSISIIQQLMSNRMFPLTLKGLEDAMRLLSK comes from the coding sequence ATGCTGATCGATTTTTTCTACACCCTGCGTGCAGCCAAATTGCCGGTGTCGGTGCGCGAGTACCTGACGCTGCTCGAAGCCTTGCAGGCCAATGTGGTCGGCCCGGCGTCTGATGCCTGCAGCATCGACGATTTTTACCACTTGGCCCGCACCGTGATGGTCAAGGATGAGAAGCACTTCGACAAGTTCGACAAGGCTTTTGGCGCCTACTTCGAGGGCGTGGAGATGCTGACCGACTTCACCAAAGAAGTGCCGCTGGAATGGCTCGAAAAAATCCTGCAAAAGGAACTCACGCCCGAGCAAAAAGCCGCCATCGAGAAGATGGGCTGGGACGAGTTGATGGACACGCTCAAAAAGCGTCTAGAAGAACAAAAAGAGCGCCATGAAGGCGGCAACAAGTGGATCGGCACCGGAGGTACCTCGCCTTTTGGCAATGGCGGCCACAACCCGCAGGGCATCCGCATCGGTGGCAAGGGTGGCAACAAGAGCGCCGTCAAAGTGTGGGAGCAACGGGCCTACAAGGACTACGACGACCAACAAGAGCTGGGCACGCGCAACATCAAGGTGGCGCTGCGCCGCCTGCGCCGCTTTGCGCGCGAAGGCTCGGTGGAAGAGCTGGACTTGGATGGCACCATCCGCAAAACCGCAGCCAATGCGGGGTACCTGGACATTTTGATGCGCCCCGAGCGCCACAACAACGTGAAGGTGCTGCTGCTCATGGATGTGGGCGGCACCATGGACGATCACATCGCACGCGTTGAAGAAATGTTCTCGGCCGTCAAGGCCGAGTTCAAGCACCTGGATTTTTATTACTTCCACAATTGCGTCTATGACTTCATGTGGAAGAACAACAAGCGCCGCTATGCCGAAAAATTCCCGACCTGGGACATCCTGCGCAAGTACAACAAGGACTACAAGCTGATCTTCATTGGCGACGCGACCATGAGCCCCTATGAGATTTTGCAAAAAGGCGGCAGCGTTGAATACAACAACGAAGAGGCCGGGGCCGAATGGCTGCAACGCCTGACGCACACCTTCCCCAAGTTCGCCTGGATCAACCCAGAGCCCCAAGGCGTGTGGCAATACCGCCAAAGCATTTCCATCATCCAGCAGCTGATGAGCAACCGCATGTTCCCGCTGACCCTCAAAGGGCTGGAAGATGCGATGCGTTTGCTGAGCAAATGA
- a CDS encoding BamA/TamA family outer membrane protein, with translation MPATPVAFAWTVRSKDENIRDFLVQHMALRRYQALSDLDHTELTRLLTDADDQARELLATLGFFNPALTWHHDKTAAPNASGHLGQVILDVQTGPAARVTQVQWQWQGEMTDPTSGVVLQSIIEKQWGLPPGEIFTQSAWDRAKNKALRQLVAELYPWGRLTQSQARIDTLNNQVSLTLTMDSGPVVRLGELKISGATKYGSQQVERLARLSSGQAYRQNDLLEAQQRLVLSGFYDSVFISLDPEGEQAQAPVNIEIKESLRQRWQLGVGVRSDSGPRLTAEHTHHSIPGLHWRAVSRVAVDKDLQSFGVELLAPPDNSLWRWNTSAQLQRQQQVDVMISSQRWRAGRIQMAPRIDRSYFAQYDVATQQNNPLGAVESWSGNFAWAWRDFDSLLFPTRGLGLGIELGAGTSLGQVQQPFARWLAKGLHIWPLGERSGRIALRASMGSVVIQDTRNIPTTQLFLTGGDNTVRGYAFNSIGIDLGNGQIGAGRYLSTGSVEWQHPMRWQGTTTDWETAVFADVGAVANAFHLLKAQWSYGVGARWRSPIGPVRMDLAHAQALNKWRLHLSVGFTF, from the coding sequence ATGCCCGCCACACCTGTTGCATTTGCATGGACGGTGCGCAGCAAAGACGAGAACATCCGTGACTTTCTTGTCCAACACATGGCGCTGCGTCGCTATCAGGCCCTGAGCGACCTGGACCACACCGAATTGACGCGTCTGCTGACCGATGCCGACGATCAAGCGCGCGAATTGTTGGCCACACTGGGGTTTTTCAACCCTGCGCTGACCTGGCACCATGACAAAACCGCAGCCCCCAATGCATCGGGCCATTTGGGCCAGGTGATCCTTGACGTTCAGACCGGCCCGGCCGCCCGGGTCACGCAAGTGCAGTGGCAATGGCAGGGTGAGATGACAGACCCTACATCAGGCGTCGTTCTTCAATCGATCATCGAGAAGCAATGGGGCTTGCCACCGGGTGAAATCTTCACGCAATCGGCCTGGGATCGTGCCAAAAACAAAGCATTGCGGCAATTGGTCGCAGAGCTTTACCCTTGGGGCCGTCTGACACAGAGCCAAGCCCGGATCGACACCCTCAACAACCAGGTGAGCCTGACCTTGACGATGGACTCTGGACCGGTAGTACGTCTTGGCGAATTGAAGATTTCTGGTGCCACCAAATACGGCTCGCAACAAGTCGAACGATTGGCCCGCCTCTCATCGGGTCAAGCCTATCGGCAAAACGATCTGCTGGAGGCCCAACAGCGGCTGGTGCTCAGTGGTTTTTATGACTCGGTCTTCATCAGCCTGGACCCGGAGGGCGAGCAGGCGCAAGCACCCGTCAACATTGAGATCAAGGAAAGCCTTCGCCAAAGGTGGCAGCTTGGCGTGGGAGTGCGCAGTGACAGCGGCCCTCGCCTGACAGCCGAACACACGCACCACAGTATCCCAGGCTTGCACTGGCGAGCCGTGAGCCGCGTGGCCGTTGACAAGGACCTGCAGAGCTTCGGCGTGGAATTGTTGGCCCCACCCGACAACAGTTTGTGGCGCTGGAACACCTCTGCCCAATTGCAAAGACAGCAACAAGTGGACGTCATGATCAGCAGCCAACGTTGGCGTGCTGGCCGGATCCAAATGGCCCCCCGAATCGACCGCTCGTACTTTGCCCAATACGATGTCGCCACCCAACAAAATAACCCACTCGGGGCCGTGGAATCCTGGAGTGGCAACTTTGCCTGGGCCTGGCGCGACTTTGACAGCTTGCTCTTTCCCACGCGCGGTCTGGGCCTAGGGATTGAACTGGGTGCGGGCACCAGCTTGGGGCAAGTTCAACAACCCTTTGCGCGCTGGCTGGCCAAAGGTCTGCACATCTGGCCGCTGGGCGAACGAAGTGGCCGCATCGCCTTGCGTGCCTCGATGGGCAGTGTGGTGATTCAGGACACTCGAAATATACCCACCACCCAACTGTTTCTCACGGGAGGCGATAACACGGTCAGGGGCTATGCTTTCAACAGCATCGGCATAGACTTGGGCAATGGGCAAATCGGCGCTGGCCGCTACCTGAGCACTGGCAGTGTGGAATGGCAACACCCCATGCGCTGGCAGGGAACGACAACCGATTGGGAAACTGCCGTGTTTGCCGATGTGGGTGCTGTGGCCAATGCCTTTCACTTGCTCAAAGCCCAATGGAGTTATGGTGTGGGCGCACGTTGGCGCAGCCCGATTGGTCCGGTACGCATGGACCTGGCACACGCCCAGGCTTTGAATAAGTGGCGCCTGCACCTGAGTGTGGGCTTCACTTTCTGA